GGCCGAGCTGAAGCAGCGCTTCGAGGCCGGGGAGGCGCGGGTCGGCGACGATCTGCTGGCCCTGTTCCGCGACTGGCTGACCGGCCACATCCAGCGCTTCGACAAGCGCATCGGCGACCATCTGGCCCGACCGGGAGAGCCGACGCGCAAGGCGGCGTGAGGAACCGGAAGGGGGGCGGGCGTTGGGATGGATATGATCGTCGATGCTCGTGTGGAGGGTGCCGCCCGGTTGCCGGCCAAGGCCACGGTCGACGGCGTCGTCTGGAAGCCCCGCCTGGCCTGGCTGTTCCTCGCCCTGGTGCCGGGCGGCATCGCCGCCGCTGTGGTCTATGCCGCCACCGGCACGTTGACCGGCACCACGCTCGCCCTTGTTGCGCTGGCGTCAGCCCCCGCGGCGCTGGCGCTGCGCTGGGCCGCGCGGCGTCTCTGGTGAGCGCACGGCGCTCCCGCCTTGGGCAGATTGTCCTCTTGACCTGGGCGGTCCGCCGCCCCATTCCAGTCGGTCATGAAAGCCCGACTCATCCGCATCGCCGCCGCCTCCGCCGTGGGGCTCGTGATCGCCGCCGGCATCGCCTGGTGGCAGGTCCAGAACGCCTCCAGCACGGTGCAGAGCAGCGTGCCCATCGGCGGCCCCTTCACCCTGACCGACCAGGACGGGAAGACGGTCACCGACGCCGACTACCGCGGCAAGTACCTGCTGATCTATTTCGGCTACACCTATTGCCCCGACGTCTGCCCGACGGAGCTGGGCACGATGGCGCGCGCCATGGACATGCTGGGCGTGCAGGCGGAGAAGGTGCAGCCGATGTTCATCTCGGTCGATCCGGAGCGCGACACGGTGGCGCATCTGAAGGACTATGTCGGGCTGTTCCACCCCAATCTGGTCGGGCTGACCGGCACGCCGGAGCAGGTCAAGGCGGCGGCCAAGGCCTACCGGGTCTATTACGCCAAGGCGCCGCAGGAGGGCGGAAAACCGGAGGATTACTTGATGGATCACTCCAGTTTTCTTTACCTGATGGGGCCCGACGGGCGCTTCCTCGGGGTGTATCCGGCGGGCACCACCGCCGACCGCGTGGCCCAGGATCTGGGCACCCGAATTGCCGGCTGACGGAAAACACGAGCGGAGCCGCGCCCCTTGACCCGGTAATACCAAGGTTTCGGCGCGGTTTTGTTGGGTTTTCAAGCACTTGTATTAAGGGTTTTGCGACTTGACAGGGTTGTGCCCTGTCCGTATGGTCTCGCCGCTTTCGCGTGGCTGCGAGACAACGGGGACAACGAAGCGACATGAGCGACGAAAAGCCCCCGCCGTCTCTGGCAGAGCTTGACGCCCGACTGAAGAAGGCGCGTGAAGGGAAGGAATCGCAGAGCGGTCCGGGGAAATATCACCGGCTGCCGCAGAGTCCTCTCGGCATCGCCTTCCGAATCGGGACCGAGCTGGTCGCTGCCATGATCGTTGGCGTCGGTGGCGGGCTTCTGCTCGACCGCTGGCTCGGAACGGCGCCCTGGGGATTGATCGTCATGTTCTTCCTCGGCGCGGCGGCCGGAATTCTGAATGTCTACCGGGCCATCACCGGGCTCGGATTAGCCCCCGGCTACCGCCGGGCCCGTGAGGATGACAACGAGCGCCCCAACGGCGACGCACACTGAGCGAGGACGACCTTGGATCCGCTGCACCAGTTCCAGATCAACCCGATCCTCCAGATCGTGATCGCCGGGTATGACGTGTCCTTCACGAACTCGGCCTTCTTCATGGTCGTGGCGGTCGCGCTGATCTACGCGCTGCTCGTCTTCGGCAT
The window above is part of the Azospirillum sp. TSH58 genome. Proteins encoded here:
- a CDS encoding AtpZ/AtpI family protein, which produces MSDEKPPPSLAELDARLKKAREGKESQSGPGKYHRLPQSPLGIAFRIGTELVAAMIVGVGGGLLLDRWLGTAPWGLIVMFFLGAAAGILNVYRAITGLGLAPGYRRAREDDNERPNGDAH
- a CDS encoding SCO family protein, whose translation is MKARLIRIAAASAVGLVIAAGIAWWQVQNASSTVQSSVPIGGPFTLTDQDGKTVTDADYRGKYLLIYFGYTYCPDVCPTELGTMARAMDMLGVQAEKVQPMFISVDPERDTVAHLKDYVGLFHPNLVGLTGTPEQVKAAAKAYRVYYAKAPQEGGKPEDYLMDHSSFLYLMGPDGRFLGVYPAGTTADRVAQDLGTRIAG